GCTGTTATAGCTTAAAATTTTAAAAAATAAGCCCAAAAAAGGGCTTATTTTGTTTTTAATAATTTTTTTGATATAATCCCCTCTCTTAAAACAAAATAAACAATACAAGGAAATTTTATGCAAAGAACACTTTCTATCATAAAGCCTGATGCTGTAAAAAAAGGCGTAATCGGTAAAATAGTAGATAGATTTGAAAGCAACGGACTTAGAATAGCTGCTATGAAAAAAATTAGACTGAGCAAATGCGATGCTAAGAAATTTTATGCAGTTCATTCAGAGAGACCATTTTTCAATGATTTGGTTGAATTTATGACTAGCGGACCAGTTGTTGTTATGGTTCTTGAGGGAGAAAATGCGGTAGCTAAAAATAGAGAGCTAATGGGCGCAACAAATCCTAAAGAAGCCGCTCCTGGAACTATTAGAGCCGATTTTGCAGAAAATATTGATGCAAATGCGGTCCATGGAAGCGACAGTCTAGAAAATGCAAAAATAGAAATTGAATTTTTCTTTGCATCCAGAGATATCTGCTAAGGAAAATTTTGAAAATAGCATTTGCAAAAATTGCAAACAATCAAATTCCGTTTGATATAAAAAGAGAAAATCTTAGCTTTAGCGGAAATTTAAAAAGAGTAAATTCCGATCTAGTAGAGTGTAAAGCTCTAATAAGTGGCAATATGAGCCACAACTGCGATAGATGTGGCGAAGATATAATACTAAGTCCAAAAGAGAATTTAAATCTACTTATAAGTGATGGGATTTATAAAGATAGCGAAGAAAAACTTGAAGATGTTATCGAATTTTTCGATGGATATATAGATCTAGAAGAGATATTATCAAGTGAAATAGAAGCTTTTAAGAGTGACTATTTTTACTGTAAAGATTGTGAAAATTTATAAAGGAGAATAACATGGCAGTACCTAAGAGAAGAGTGAGTCATACACGTGCAGCAAAACGTAGAACACACTATAAAGTAACACTTCCTATACCTGTTAAAGATAAAGACGGTTCATGGAAAATGCCTCATCGTGCAAACAAAACCACTGGTGAGTACTAAAAAATATGACAAGCATTTGCATTGATGCAATGGGTGGAGACTTTGGTCCTAAACCAATAATAGAGGGTGTTGTAGAGGCTTTAGAAACTGTTAAATTTAGTGCTGTTTTGGCAGGAAAAGAAGAAGTTTTAAAACCTCTAGTACCATCTCATCTACAAAAATACATAAGCTACATAGAAGCAACCGAAACAATATCAATGTCTGATGGTGCCACAAATGCACTAAAGAAAAAAGATAGCACAATATATAAGGCTATAGAACTCCTAAAAAACAAAGAAGTTAAAGCCGTAGTTTCGGCAGGTCATAGCGGTGCCACAATGAGTCTAGCTACTCTTAGAGTAGGCAGAATTCAAAACGTATTGCGCCCTGCGATTGCTACGCTTATGCCAAATGTTTTGGGCAAAAAAACTCTTGTAATGGATGTCGGAGCCAACGTAGATTGTAAAGCGGAACATCTTTTTCAGTTTGCAATCATGGGCGAAGCTTACGTAAAAGAAATTCTTAAAATAAAAAACCCAAAAATAGGACTTCTTTCAAACGGCGAGGAAGAAAGTAAGGGTAATGAGGTTACAAAAGAAGCCTTTAGCCTAATGTCTAAATTAGATTGCTTTGTAGGCAATGTCGAAGGCAATCAAATTTTTGACGGAAGCGTAGATGTAGTAATATGCGATGGCTTTGTAGGAAATATTTTGCTTAAAACAAGCGAGGGTGTAGCTGACGCTATAACAAAAATAATAAAAAAACATGTTAAAAAATCCCCTATAGCAATAGCCGGCTCACTTCTAATGAAAAAGGTTTTTAAAACTTTAAAACAACAAGTCGATTATGATGAATACGGAGGAGCTCCGCTACTTGGTGTAGATGGTTGCGTAATCATAAGCCATGGCAAAAGCAATGCAAAAGCTATAAAAAATGCTATATTTCAGGCTCTAAACTTTGCAGATTCAGATATAAATAAAGTTATCAAAGACGAGCTTTTAAGCTTTGTAAGGTAACTGATGAAAAAATCCTCTCTTATCTCAATCGGCGCTTATGTTCCAAAGGACACTCTTACAAATTTTGACCTTGAAAAAATGGTCGAAACAAGCGATGAGTGGATTGTGAAACGCACAGGAATTCATACTAGACACATTGCAACAGGTGAAATTACGAGTGAAATAGCCACAAAGGCTGCTTTAGTAGCAATTCAAAGAGCGGATATTGATATTAAAGAGATAGATGCTATCATATGCGCCACGATTAGCCCGGATCACTTTTGCATGCCGTCAACAGCTTGTAAAATAGCTAAAAATTTAGGATTAGAAGAAATAACAGCATTTGATATAAGTGCTGCTTGCACAGGCTTTATCTACCTTCTTGAGCTTGCAAAATCTCTTGTAGAAAGCGGTGCTAAAAAAAATGTCCTAATTATAGGAGCGGAAAAACTGAGTTCAATAGTTGATTACAGCGACCGCAGCACCTGCATACTTTTTGGAGATGGTGGCGGAGCGGCTATAATAAGCGCTAGAGACAATAATGAGATCTTGGATGTTCATACAGCGAGCGATGGAAATTTTGCTGATCTACTTATAACTCCAGGCGGAGGTAGCGCCAATCCAGCCTCGCAAGCAATGCTCGAAAATAAACTAAATTTTATCCATATGGCTGGAAATGAGGTCTTTAAAATCGCAGTACAAACACTTACAAAAAGTGTTATAGATATACTTAATAAAAATGGCATTACAAGTGATAAAGTAGACCTTTTTATACCTCATCAGGCAAATTTACGTATCATAGAAGCTGTCAAACAAAGACTAAATTTTACAGATAGTCAATGTGTAGTCACTGTAGGAAAATACGGAAATACAAGCGCAGCATCAATACCAATGGCTATAAATGATGCTTACGAAGAAGGAAGGCTTAAAAATGGAGATCTTATACTTCTTGATGCTTTTGGAGGTGGATTTACATGGGGAAGTGCACTGCTAAAATTTGGCGGCAGATAGAATCTACTAAAATTTTTCGCTTCTTTAAAAATTTTTAAGTCTCATACAACTCTTTAAGCTTATCATGATTTAGTATCTTGATATTCTTATTTGCATCGATAGATATATATCCATTTTTCTTAAATTTTGTAATTACCCTTGAAAAGGTCTCAGGAGTGGTATTTAACATTTGAGCTATTTGAGCATATTTTTTAGAAGGAAGACCATCTTGATATTCACTTATAAAAAGCGCTATCTTACCCTCTACTCCAAGAGCAATTTCACGATGAAGCATGCCTTGTACGAGTCTAAAATTTTCAGATAAGGATTTAATAATCTCCATGCATAAATTTGCATCGCTCATAAAATTTTTCTTAAATTTATCAAAATCTATCATTAAAACTTCAGAATCTTCAACAAAAACCGCAGATCCGTTAAAAGGTGTATCTCCAAAATTTGCAAATTTTGCTACAGGAGAGACAGGCAAAAATTCGTGGACAAACACCTCTTTACCTTTTGGAGAGGTCTTATATATCTTAATTCTACCCTTAAGAAGCACATAAAACCACTTAGGAATCTCTCCTTCCATAAATAAGAATTCATCCTTATTATAGCGTCTTATTATGCTTATACTCTCAAGCCTATCAAGCTGTTCATCTGTCAGCGTCTTAAAAATCTCAATATCTTTTAGCATAACCAACCCCTTTATTTGGCATTTTATAAAATCTAAAATTAATTTTCAATATTTAATTGTTAAATTATATAAAAATGACAAATTTATAAAAATAATCACAAATAGACTTAAAATTATCCATTCTTTCTAGTAAATTCGTTCATAAACTCAACCAAAGTTTTCACATCATTTAGGCTCACTACGTTATAAATTGAAGCACGAATTCCGCCCAAATGACGATGTCCTTTAAGCCCTAGCATTCCCGCCTTTTCCGCCTCGGCAACAAAAATAGGCTCAAGCTCGGCATTTGCGGCAATATTATAGCTTACGTTCATAACCGAGCGATCAGCCTTCCTTGCATGCACTTTATAAAATCCTTTAGAATTATCAATAGCATCGTATAGTAAAGCCGCCTTTGCCGCATTTCTCTCTTTTGCAGCGACAAGACCTCCCTGCTCAAGCAGCCATCCCATAGTAAGATCAAGAAGATAAATGCCAAATGTCGGAGGAGTATTATATAGCGACTTTGCGTCTGTATGAGTTTTATATCTAAGCATGGTAGGCACTCTATCGTTATTAAGACGCTCTGCAAGATCTTTGCGAATTATCACTACCGTCACACCGCTTGGGCCGGCATTTTTTTGTGCCCCTCCATACAATAAGCCAATATCTGTAAAATCAAGAGGTTCTGAAAAAAAGTCACTACTAGCATCTATGACAAGTGGTACTTTGCTCTTTGGAAGGCTTTTATACTGAGTGCCGTAAATTGTATTGTTTGTGCAAATATAAGCATAATCTGCATCATCGCTAAATTTTATATTCTCTGGGATGCGGTCAAATTTCGTATCTTCAGAGCTTGCAACAACTTTATGATTTATACCAAGAAGTTTGGCTTCTTTTATGGCTTTATTGGTCCATACTCCGGTATTTACATACTCTGCTGTTCCGCCCATAGATAAATTTAAAGGCACCATCGCAAACTGCAAATGCGCTCCGCCTTGCAAAAATAAAATTTCATACTCATAGCCAAAGCCATAAAGCTTCCTTATCTTGTCCATCGCCCCAAAATGAACCTCTTCAAATGTTTTACTCCTATGGCTTATCTCCATTATAGAAAAGCCCTTGTTTTGGTAGCTTATAAGCTCTTTTTGAGCATGTTCCAATACACTTAGAGGTAGTCCGCTTGGTCCTGCGCTAAAATTTATCTTTCTATTCACGAAAACTCCTTTAAAATTTTCTATAATTTATCACAATTTGAGTTAAAAATTAATTTCATAAGACTAAAATCGCAAATTTACAATTTAAGCTAGCTTTTGATACAATTAAAAATAGTTTAAGGAGCTGTATTTGGTCTTAGAAATAGAACGTAAATTTGTATTAGACGGTATTTTAGCTATTGATGCTCTTAAAAGAGATGGTATTTTACTAGCTAGCAAAAGTGTAATGCAATTTTATACCAAAATCACACCCCTTGAAGAGATTAGATTTCGTAAATCAGAAAATAATCTTACCATGACCAAAAAAATCGGAAAAGGAATGGTAAGGCAAGAATTTGAAGAGATTTGCGATGAAAAATCATACAAAAAAGCTTTTAAAAACTCTATAGCAATGCCAATAGAAAAAGATAGATTTGAGTTTAAGATAAATAATCTCCCTGCAAATATTGATATTTATAAAGGCGTATTAGAAGGACTCGTTACACTTGAAATAGAATTTTTAAAAGTTGAAGACGCAAATAATTTTATAATGCCTGATTTTTTAGCCAATCACATCATATCTGAAATCACCGAAGACGAACGATATAAAAATAAAAATTTAGCCCTATTTGGGATACCTGATATGAAATTTGACGTTAAAAAGGCATTGGAAATTTTAGACACAAATAAAGATATAAAGCTCTCGTTTCCAAGCTCAATGCGCTCGATAGATGCTGCAAGAGTGCTGTTTTTTCAAATTTATAAATTTATAGAGTTTTATAAAGATGAGTACATAAAAACAAGCGATGAAGAGGCGCTTCATCAAATTAGGGTAAATCTACGCAAAACACGCTCTCTGCTTAGACTGCTAAATAAAATTTTTGATGAGAAACTAACGGTTCATTTTAGTAAAAATTTTAAAATCCTAGCAAATTCAACAAATATAAAGCGCGACATAGACGTATTTTTGGAATTTTTAAATAAACAAAAAAAGGCTAAATCAATAATCCAAATTTTAGAAATAATAAAAAATAGCCAAAATGATGAAATAAAAGCTATGTTAAGCAGCCCGCAACGTAGTGAGATTTTTAGAGATTGGGAGATATTTTTAAGAGAGGATAGTGATTTTTACAAAGGCGAAGACTATGATAAGCCTATTAAAAAAATCGTAGCAAAGGCAATCAGAGCTCAAATTTTAAGGCTAAAAAAAGGTCTTTTATTACTTAATAGTGAGAGAGAAAACGCTATTTTCCACGAAACAAGAATAGAGTTCAAGAGACTTAGATATCTATTTGAAAACTTCATTGATCTATTTGCTATAAGATCTCTTGAAAAATGCAAAAATAGGGTCAAAGATATTCAAGAGCTATTTGGAGAGCTGCAAGATAGGGATATATGGCTACTTATCTTAGATGACATTGAAACTAAGCAAGATGGCGATGATCAGGCAATAGCAAAATTAAAAAGTAAAATTTACAAACAAATTTTTCAGATAAGAGATGAGATTTTAGATAAAAAGACAAAATTTATTAAAATTTTAAGCAAAGTTTCCAAAAATTTAAAAATTTATTACAACTAAAGAAAGAGAATGCAAAAACAAGAAAAAATAGTTCAGATGTTTAATGAGATTGCCCCGACTTACGACCTTGCCAATAGGGTTTTGAGTATGGGAGTTGATATTAGGTGGCGCAAAATAGCCTGCAAGATAGTGCTTGAAAAATTCAAAAACCAAAGTATAAACATAGTAGATGTCGCATGCGGTACTGGCGATATGATGGGCTTTTGGAAGAATATGGCAAGCAAATTTAATGTGAAAATCAACTCTTTAACAGGCATAGACCCATCAAGTGGCATGCTTGAAGTTGCTAAGCAAAAATTTCCAGAGTTTAAATTTATAGAGGCTTTAGCGACTAATACATCATTAGATGATGCAAGCACAAATGTATTAAGCATAAGTTACGGAATTAGAAATGTGGTCGAAAGAGAGGCCGCACTAAAAGAATTTAATAGAATATTAAAAGATGGTGGATATATCGTCGTTCTAGAGTTCACAAAAAGAAAAAAATCTGGCTTTTTAACAAAAATAAGAGACTTCTATCTAAGTAAAATTCTGCCTAAAATAGGTGGATTTATATCTAAAAACCAAGAGGCATATGAATATCTACCAAGCTCTATAGAAAATTTCTTAGATACAGAAAGCTTTGTGGATGAGTTGCGAAAAGCGGGATTTGAAATCGAAGTTTGTAAAAGTTTTTCGATGGATATTTCTACACTTTTTGTAGCTAGGAAATTTAAAAATTGCTAAGCGTAAGCGAATTAAACGAGCAGGCTAAAACCTTACTTGAAACGACATTTTCATATGTTGAAGCAGAAGGCGAAATCTCCAGGCTTACCAAACATGCCTCAGGACATTGGTATTTTACGCTAAAAGATGCCAAAGCCTCAATTTCTGCAGTAATTTATAAATTTAACAATGAAAAGCTGAAATTTGACATAAAAGATGGAATGAAAGTTATAATTTACGGCAAAATTTCCCTCTACTCCCCGAGTGGTAGCTATCAGCTTATAGCCACTTCTATTAGACCGAGCGGAGATGGAGAGCTTGAGCTCGCATTTAAGCAGCTTAAAGAGAGTCTTGAAAAAGAAGGGCTTTTTAAAATTTCAAATAAAAAAAGTCTGCCTAAATTTCCTAAAAAAATAGGCATCATAACCTCTAAAACCTCAGCAGCTCTACAAGATATGCTAAAAATTATCAATCAAAGATGGATACTTAGTGAAATTTTCATATTTGATTCATTAACTCAAGGTGAAAACGCCCCAAAGGCTCTTATAAAAGCTCTTAAAAAGGCTGATAGCTACGGACTTGACGTAATAGTATTGGCTAGAGGAGGCGGAAGCAGAGAGGATCTATGGTGCTTTAACGATGAATGTTTGGCGCGTGAAATTTATATATCTAAAACACCTATAATAAGCGCGATAGGACACGAGATAGACTATGTTATCACAGATTTTGTGGCTGATTTTAGAGCGCCCACTCCAAGTGCCGCCATGACTTCACTACTTCCGGATATGAATGAATTTATGCAGATGATAGATAGATACTTAGATGCAATTGATATAGCGATTAAGAGAGTGTTTGAGTGCAAAGAAAGCAGTTTAAATATGCTTAAAAACCGTCTATCAAAGCAAATTTTAGAACAAAAAATAGATCACAAATATCAAATTTTAAATAATTTAAATTTAAAACTAAAAAATGCTCTAAATCTAAAAATACTAAAATTTGAGAATCAAATATCGATTCTAAATAAAAGCTTTATGCAACAAGAGAG
This Campylobacter sp. RM16192 DNA region includes the following protein-coding sequences:
- the ndk gene encoding nucleoside-diphosphate kinase yields the protein MQRTLSIIKPDAVKKGVIGKIVDRFESNGLRIAAMKKIRLSKCDAKKFYAVHSERPFFNDLVEFMTSGPVVVMVLEGENAVAKNRELMGATNPKEAAPGTIRADFAENIDANAVHGSDSLENAKIEIEFFFASRDIC
- the rpmF gene encoding 50S ribosomal protein L32 — translated: MAVPKRRVSHTRAAKRRTHYKVTLPIPVKDKDGSWKMPHRANKTTGEY
- the plsX gene encoding phosphate acyltransferase PlsX gives rise to the protein MTSICIDAMGGDFGPKPIIEGVVEALETVKFSAVLAGKEEVLKPLVPSHLQKYISYIEATETISMSDGATNALKKKDSTIYKAIELLKNKEVKAVVSAGHSGATMSLATLRVGRIQNVLRPAIATLMPNVLGKKTLVMDVGANVDCKAEHLFQFAIMGEAYVKEILKIKNPKIGLLSNGEEESKGNEVTKEAFSLMSKLDCFVGNVEGNQIFDGSVDVVICDGFVGNILLKTSEGVADAITKIIKKHVKKSPIAIAGSLLMKKVFKTLKQQVDYDEYGGAPLLGVDGCVIISHGKSNAKAIKNAIFQALNFADSDINKVIKDELLSFVR
- a CDS encoding beta-ketoacyl-ACP synthase III, with protein sequence MKKSSLISIGAYVPKDTLTNFDLEKMVETSDEWIVKRTGIHTRHIATGEITSEIATKAALVAIQRADIDIKEIDAIICATISPDHFCMPSTACKIAKNLGLEEITAFDISAACTGFIYLLELAKSLVESGAKKNVLIIGAEKLSSIVDYSDRSTCILFGDGGGAAIISARDNNEILDVHTASDGNFADLLITPGGGSANPASQAMLENKLNFIHMAGNEVFKIAVQTLTKSVIDILNKNGITSDKVDLFIPHQANLRIIEAVKQRLNFTDSQCVVTVGKYGNTSAASIPMAINDAYEEGRLKNGDLILLDAFGGGFTWGSALLKFGGR
- a CDS encoding Crp/Fnr family transcriptional regulator gives rise to the protein MLKDIEIFKTLTDEQLDRLESISIIRRYNKDEFLFMEGEIPKWFYVLLKGRIKIYKTSPKGKEVFVHEFLPVSPVAKFANFGDTPFNGSAVFVEDSEVLMIDFDKFKKNFMSDANLCMEIIKSLSENFRLVQGMLHREIALGVEGKIALFISEYQDGLPSKKYAQIAQMLNTTPETFSRVITKFKKNGYISIDANKNIKILNHDKLKELYET
- the serC gene encoding phosphoserine transaminase yields the protein MNRKINFSAGPSGLPLSVLEHAQKELISYQNKGFSIMEISHRSKTFEEVHFGAMDKIRKLYGFGYEYEILFLQGGAHLQFAMVPLNLSMGGTAEYVNTGVWTNKAIKEAKLLGINHKVVASSEDTKFDRIPENIKFSDDADYAYICTNNTIYGTQYKSLPKSKVPLVIDASSDFFSEPLDFTDIGLLYGGAQKNAGPSGVTVVIIRKDLAERLNNDRVPTMLRYKTHTDAKSLYNTPPTFGIYLLDLTMGWLLEQGGLVAAKERNAAKAALLYDAIDNSKGFYKVHARKADRSVMNVSYNIAANAELEPIFVAEAEKAGMLGLKGHRHLGGIRASIYNVVSLNDVKTLVEFMNEFTRKNG
- a CDS encoding CYTH and CHAD domain-containing protein, which produces MVLEIERKFVLDGILAIDALKRDGILLASKSVMQFYTKITPLEEIRFRKSENNLTMTKKIGKGMVRQEFEEICDEKSYKKAFKNSIAMPIEKDRFEFKINNLPANIDIYKGVLEGLVTLEIEFLKVEDANNFIMPDFLANHIISEITEDERYKNKNLALFGIPDMKFDVKKALEILDTNKDIKLSFPSSMRSIDAARVLFFQIYKFIEFYKDEYIKTSDEEALHQIRVNLRKTRSLLRLLNKIFDEKLTVHFSKNFKILANSTNIKRDIDVFLEFLNKQKKAKSIIQILEIIKNSQNDEIKAMLSSPQRSEIFRDWEIFLREDSDFYKGEDYDKPIKKIVAKAIRAQILRLKKGLLLLNSERENAIFHETRIEFKRLRYLFENFIDLFAIRSLEKCKNRVKDIQELFGELQDRDIWLLILDDIETKQDGDDQAIAKLKSKIYKQIFQIRDEILDKKTKFIKILSKVSKNLKIYYN
- the ubiE gene encoding bifunctional demethylmenaquinone methyltransferase/2-methoxy-6-polyprenyl-1,4-benzoquinol methylase UbiE; translated protein: MQKQEKIVQMFNEIAPTYDLANRVLSMGVDIRWRKIACKIVLEKFKNQSINIVDVACGTGDMMGFWKNMASKFNVKINSLTGIDPSSGMLEVAKQKFPEFKFIEALATNTSLDDASTNVLSISYGIRNVVEREAALKEFNRILKDGGYIVVLEFTKRKKSGFLTKIRDFYLSKILPKIGGFISKNQEAYEYLPSSIENFLDTESFVDELRKAGFEIEVCKSFSMDISTLFVARKFKNC
- the xseA gene encoding exodeoxyribonuclease VII large subunit, whose amino-acid sequence is MLSVSELNEQAKTLLETTFSYVEAEGEISRLTKHASGHWYFTLKDAKASISAVIYKFNNEKLKFDIKDGMKVIIYGKISLYSPSGSYQLIATSIRPSGDGELELAFKQLKESLEKEGLFKISNKKSLPKFPKKIGIITSKTSAALQDMLKIINQRWILSEIFIFDSLTQGENAPKALIKALKKADSYGLDVIVLARGGGSREDLWCFNDECLAREIYISKTPIISAIGHEIDYVITDFVADFRAPTPSAAMTSLLPDMNEFMQMIDRYLDAIDIAIKRVFECKESSLNMLKNRLSKQILEQKIDHKYQILNNLNLKLKNALNLKILKFENQISILNKSFMQQERFFDQISSFVRVLKDGKIANLNKLKTDDEVVLSSVTTTKKAKIL